The Terriglobales bacterium genome segment AGGCCTGGGCGAGGTTGGGATCGAGCGCCAAGGCCTTGCCCAGGGCGACGAATGCCTTCTCGTCGTACTCGTTCCCGCCCTGCCAGGCAAAAATCTTCCCCACCGAGCCTGCGGCCAGCGCGACGTAGGCATCGGCGAAATTCGGGTCCAGTGCGACGGCTTGCTCAGCGCTGGCAATCACGGCATCGACGTCTTCCACGCTGCGAAATACCGACTGCAACCGGTAGGTGGCACGCAGGTAGGCTTCGTAGGCCTGGGGATTACGAGTGGCGGTCGAGTCGAAATGCTGCTGCTCCTCAGGCGTGAGGGTAAGCTGAATCTCGCGGGCAATCTCCCGGGCGACCTCACGCTGAAGACCGATCACGTCAGCGGCGGACCGCGTATAGCTCTTGGACCAGAGATGCTGGTCGGTAGAGCCGTCAATGAGCTGCACGGTAATGCGGGCCTGGTCGCCGGAGCGCAAGACCGAGCCCTCGATCACGGCATCTACGTCGAGTTCGCGCGCGACCTCACGCACCGACTTCGAGGCTTCCCGATAGCGGCCGGCAGAGGTGCGGGAGACCACGCGCAGGGAGCGCAATAAAGCCATCTCGCTGGTCAGCTCCTCGGTCATGGCCTCTGCAAAGTATTCCTGCGCGGGATCGCCGGAAAGATTTTTCAAGGGCAGCACCACGAGCGAGCGAATCGAGCTCGCCTGCGACGGCAAACGCTCCTGGCGCAGAAGCCAGTACCCTGCGCTGGCCAGGATCAGCAGGAGAAGCAGGACAGCCGGAAACAGGCGGCGCAGCCTAGCCCGAGCCATGGCCGGCGGGACCACGGCCGTGGAGAATCCGGTAGAAGCGCCCAGCCGGCGAAGGTCCACCATTAGTTCCCGCGCCGACTGGTAGCGGTCTTCCGCGTCCTTTTCCAGACATTTGAGGATGATGCGCTCCAACTCGGGACTGAGTTCCGGCTGCGCGGACCGCGGCGCAAGCGGCGCCCTGTTCAGGATGGCATCGGTGAGCGTGGTGGCCAGCCTCTGCTCGAAGGGGCGCCGGCCGGTGGCCATCTCGTAAAGCACCGCACCCATCGCCCACAGATCGGTGCGGGCATCCAGCGGTTCGCCGCGGAGCTGTTCCGGGGCCATGTAGGGCAAGGTGCCCTCCACGGCCTGGGCCGATGTCAGACTCGCGGTGACTGTTCCCGCCCCCGCTGGCTGCAGCAGCC includes the following:
- a CDS encoding tetratricopeptide repeat protein, which translates into the protein LLQPAGAGTVTASLTSAQAVEGTLPYMAPEQLRGEPLDARTDLWAMGAVLYEMATGRRPFEQRLATTLTDAILNRAPLAPRSAQPELSPELERIILKCLEKDAEDRYQSARELMVDLRRLGASTGFSTAVVPPAMARARLRRLFPAVLLLLLILASAGYWLLRQERLPSQASSIRSLVVLPLKNLSGDPAQEYFAEAMTEELTSEMALLRSLRVVSRTSAGRYREASKSVREVARELDVDAVIEGSVLRSGDQARITVQLIDGSTDQHLWSKSYTRSAADVIGLQREVAREIAREIQLTLTPEEQQHFDSTATRNPQAYEAYLRATYRLQSVFRSVEDVDAVIASAEQAVALDPNFADAYVALAAGSVGKIFAWQGGNEYDEKAFVALGKALALDPNLAQAYVIRGALYYTKLRGFDIAQAVADYRRAVALNPNLAEAHHNLGSELTHAGLHDQAIEEFRATLRLNPHSESAKFRMARALWQSGRFAEALEQYERNNIVNFEKAVTLAYLDRQKEAWEVVDLLKQKQGTAAHRGGGPDVADVAAVRALLYAREGKQREALREIDTAYRSGKDKDHFHHAAFLIAAAYAEMGKKADATAWLKRVADSGMPNHPLFRDNPSMRKSHGDPGYELFMTQLKIRWDELAVSLSRPPSS